Proteins from one Megalopta genalis isolate 19385.01 chromosome 1, iyMegGena1_principal, whole genome shotgun sequence genomic window:
- the Pbgs gene encoding porphobilinogen synthase isoform X1: MTEVVANHTLHSGIFHPVLRQWQSPNVEITVSNLMYPIFISDEQDAKDPITSMPGVYRHGINQLHKILQPLVSKGLQSILLFGVSKHLKKDHIGSNADSSKNPIIQAVPLIRQWFPNLLIACDVCLCAYTIHGHCGILNEDGSINNKASISRISEVALAYAKAGAQIVAPSDMMDGRIGAIKQKLASAGLSNKVAVLSYAVKFASGFYGPFRDASQSAPKFGDRKCYQLPPGSNGLAARAAARDVAEGADMLMVKPGLAYLDVVRHTKDSHPQYPMFVYQVSGEYAMLYHGAQNGAINLENVLNEVLLSMRRAGADCIITYFTPLILDMLQPKSKY, encoded by the exons ATGACAGAGGTTGTAGCGAATCATACTCTTCATAGTGGTATTTTTCATCCTGTTCTTCGACAATGGCAGTCGCCAAACGTGGAGATTACTGTCAGCAATCTTATGTATCCGATTTTCATTTC AGATGAGCAGGATGCTAAAGATCCTATTACTAGCATGCCAGGCGTTTATCGGCATGGCATTAATCAATTGCATAAAATACTGCAACCATTGGTTTCTAAGGGACTGCAATCGATATTATTGTTCGGAGTATCAAAACACTTGAAAAAG GATCATATTGGAAGCAATGCTGATAGTTCAAAGAATCCAATTATTCAAGCTGTGCCTTTAATACGGCAATGGTTTCCAAATTTATTGATAGCATGTGATGTTTGTTTATGTGCTTACACTATTCATGGTCATTGTGGAATCTTGAATGAAGATGGAAGCATAAATAATAAAGCTAGTATTTCAAGAATTTCAGAGGTTGCCCTTGCATATGCAAAAGCtg GAGCGCAAATCGTGGCTCCATCGGACATGATGGATGGAAGAATAGGTGCGATAAAACAGAAATTGGCTTCAGCTGGATTGTCAAACAAAGTTGCAGTATTATCTTATGCTGTCAAATTTGCATCTGGCTTTTATGGTCCTTTTAGAGATGCATCGCAATCGGCACCCAAGTTTGGGGACAGAAAATGTTACCAATTGCCTCCAGGAAGCAATGGACTAGCTGCTAGAGCTGCT GCCAGAGATGTTGCCGAAGGAGCTGATATGCTCATGGTAAAACCAGGCTTAGCATATTTGGATGTAGTTAGGCACACAAAAGATTCACATCCACAGTATCCAATGTTCGTCTACCAAGTTTCAGGAGAATATGCCATGTTGTATCATGGCGCTCAGAATGGTGCAATTAATTTAGAGAATGTTTTA
- the LOC117229382 gene encoding E3 ubiquitin-protein ligase RNF14, producing the protein MTRQSSDWRQENEMLSLSTIYYSNEFSYIKDSMIQCYYNIFPKVENGSLKLKTISTCNKIKTFKYFIKYLPPIKVYIQLPHDYPANNPPKFYVISSWLSSWQLSCICQKLDDIWSDNKGQEILFLWFEFLRNELLNFLHIKDTLDISLLYLMYHNISRYFNLNWSYQYDVRAVCNILFLEPLQFLINYDKQQRETIFKQNFFSCNICFDTYSGKECAELENCGHIFCRKCIEEYITVKMNDFIEHIIICPNFGCSKFISINDIKNLCSNLFSKYDKRLLQIALRNIENLIYCPRNKCQYAFIKDIDNESAICYNCGYCFCTYCYQCYHGEMLCPIGLKNKEKLIQEYESGDKYKKQLLVKTYGRKQIEKLVEQHLTNEYLKRCAKPCPKCRTMIEKIDGCNKMECTHCNTKFCWLCGIQITSLNPYEHYLLGNSTCHKRLFE; encoded by the exons ATGACGAGACAGTCAAGTGACTGGCGACAAGAAAACGAAATGTTATCGCTTTCAACCATTTACTATTCTAATGAATTTTCTTATATCAAAGATAGTATGATACAatgttattacaatatatttccTAAAGTTGAGAATGGTTCATTAAAATTGAAGACAATTAGTACATGCAACAAAATCAAAACTTTTAAATATTTCATCAAATACTTACCGCCTATTAAAGTTTACATTCAACTTCCTCATGATTATCCTGCCAACAATCCACCAAAGTTTTATGTTATTTCATCATGGCTTTCTTCTTGGCAACTATCTTGTATTTGTCAAAAATTAGATGACATATGGTCAGATAATAAAGGGCAggagatattatttttatggttTGAATTTTTAAGGAACGAGCTTCTTAATTTTCTTCATATCAAAGATACATTGGATATTTCACTATTGTATTTGATGTATCATAATATAtcaagatattttaatttaaattggtCATATCAATATGATGTAAGAGCAGtgtgtaatatattatttcttgAACCACTACAGTTTTTAATAAACTATGACAAACAACAACGCGAAactatatttaaacaaaattttttttctTGCAACATATGCTTTGATACATATTCTGGAAAAGAATGTGCGGAACTTGAAAATTGTGGCCATATTTTTTGCAGAAAATGTATAGAAGAATACATTACTGTAAAAATGAATGATTTCATTGAACACATTATAATATGCCCTAACTTTGGTTGTAGTAAATTTATTTCTATTAATGACATAAAAAATTTGTGTtcgaatttattttcaaaatatgaTAAGAGATTATTACAAATAGCATTACGTAatatagaaaatttaatttactgTCCACGTAATAAATGTCAATATGcatttataaaagatatagataATGAATCAGCTATCTGTTACAATTGTGGCTACTGTTTTTGTACCTACTGTTACCAG TGTTATCATGGTGAAATGTTATGTCCTATAGGATTAAAGAATAAAGAGAAACTTATTCAAGAATATGAAAGTGgtgataaatataaaaaacagTTACTAGTAAAGACATATGGTAGAAAGCAAATAGAGAAACTTGTTGAACAACACCTAACAAATGAATATTTAAAG agATGTGCTAAGCCATGTCCAAAATGTCGAACTATGATTGAGAAAATAGATGGATGCAATAAAATGGAATGCACTCATTGCAATACTAAGTTCTGCTGGCTCTGTGGAATACAAATTACTTCACTAAATCCTTACGAACATTATTTGTTAGGAAACAGTACATGTCACAAGcgcttatttgaataa
- the LOC117229417 gene encoding uncharacterized protein LOC117229417, which produces MHMWFWFGDDLGSFFLSGYNVVTTSGFICTCIGLSALAILYEGMKILQIKLQQNNIARIRKQKAMTSENCSLLSRLSSKSIRIQFPSQCMCWSMWCLQVFHWSIHTLLGYILMLAVMSYNIYINVAIVLGGCLGYWIFGPNLIELNLQKFYEKQKLLNCEEECADNIVNERIGSTVSIVAEQLVTEATVEVHVPRDV; this is translated from the exons ATGCATATGTGGTTTTGGTTTGGAGATGATTTAGGCAGTTTTTTTCTATCAGGGTATAATGTAGTCACAACTTCTGGTTTTATTTGCACTTGCATAGGCTTATCAGCACTTGCAATATTATATGAGGGTATGAAGATTTTACAAATTAAATTACAACAAAATAACATAGCTCGTATTAGAAAGCAGAAAGCTATGACATCAGAAAATTGTTCGTTGCTCTCTAGACTGTCTTCAAAGTCCATTAGAATACAATTTCCATCACAGTG taTGTGTTGGTCCATGTGGTGTCTTCAAGTATTTCATTGGTCTATACATACGCTTCTGGGTTATATTTTAATGTTGGCTGTTATGtcttataacatatatattaatGTAGCTATTGTGTTGGGAGGATGCCTCGGGTACTGGATTTTTGGCCCGAACCTCATAGAGCTCAATCTGCAAAAATTTTATGAGAAACAGAAGTTATTAAACTGCGAGGAAGAATGTGCAG ACAATATTGTAAATGAGAGAATAGGATCAACTGTTTCCATTGTTGCTGAACAGCTAGTGACTGAAGCTACCGTTGAAGTTCATGTGCCAAGAGATGTATAA